In Coriobacteriia bacterium, a genomic segment contains:
- a CDS encoding protease inhibitor I42 family protein, with the protein MKRSPRAVRLTLGAVVLGAMALAAALAACSVAPPAEPPGIEGVVTDVTQGEGGALTILVEVPADLVGSSEASEFVSDKASVTLDDATTVLDSSGAATSRAALEKPSAIVRVWFKGPVAESYPVQGVAEAVQILGESSEQPVDQSPPPAGSGSELQLTESDAGSSRTIGVGDTLSVTLAANPTTGYTWALDGALPTTLEQVGDPAYTAESDALGAGGAETWTFRAVSAGESELKLKYWRSFEPDTAPERTFAVSLLVQ; encoded by the coding sequence ATGAAGCGTTCCCCACGTGCAGTACGGCTCACGCTCGGCGCGGTGGTCCTCGGCGCCATGGCTCTGGCTGCTGCCCTCGCAGCCTGCTCGGTGGCGCCGCCCGCCGAGCCACCCGGCATCGAGGGCGTCGTGACCGATGTCACCCAAGGCGAGGGCGGTGCTCTCACGATCCTCGTCGAAGTCCCCGCGGACCTGGTCGGCTCTTCAGAGGCGTCCGAGTTCGTCTCAGACAAGGCGAGCGTCACCTTGGATGACGCGACCACGGTGCTCGACAGCTCGGGTGCGGCTACGAGCAGGGCAGCGCTCGAGAAGCCCAGCGCCATCGTGCGCGTGTGGTTCAAGGGTCCCGTCGCCGAGAGCTATCCGGTGCAAGGCGTAGCCGAAGCCGTCCAGATTCTTGGAGAGTCCAGCGAGCAACCCGTCGATCAGAGTCCCCCACCAGCCGGTAGCGGGTCCGAACTGCAGCTGACCGAATCGGACGCGGGCTCCTCGCGCACCATTGGGGTCGGCGACACGCTCAGCGTCACCCTCGCCGCCAATCCCACCACCGGCTACACCTGGGCGCTCGACGGCGCACTGCCCACGACGCTCGAACAGGTCGGTGATCCGGCGTACACAGCCGAGTCTGACGCGCTGGGAGCGGGAGGTGCCGAGACGTGGACGTTTCGCGCCGTCTCTGCAGGTGAGAGCGAGCTCAAGCTCAAGTACTGGCGCAGTTTCGAGCCGGACACCGCACCCGAACGGACCTTCGCCGTCTCGCTGCTCGTCCAGTAG
- a CDS encoding ATP-binding protein: MTEQEPSIALAPAVQRGHGTFSRRLAIAFAAVAALTALLAAVLISASWNVEFDRYLRDNLQRVADGVAQVAVEAYPLYGGWTIQTLSTIPRFGPMRGIAVQILDDAGNLIYDDTTSVGQEQTGQDQQQTVLQPEGPVVTAPIVVEGQQVGSVRVWAFGPGAVLTERDAQFRDASVRALGIAALVAIALASIAGLGYASRLVQPIERITATARALRQGDRAARTNMTGEDEIAVLGRTIDEMAAAIEADRELEQRLTADVAHELRTPLQAIQATVEAMQDGVLPADEERLGIVRDETVRLGRLADAILELTRLERGSLPFDLRRIDLAEPLSVAVEMHEALFEASELELSASVPHGFAVVGDADRLRQAFSNLLSNAARYTPAGGSVAVRLKRNAGFALVEVEDTGIGISEEDMSHLFSRFWRADDARARSTGGLGIGLAVTKEIAERHKGAILAEPRSGGGTRFTIRIPLA, translated from the coding sequence ATGACTGAGCAGGAGCCCTCGATCGCACTCGCTCCTGCGGTGCAGCGGGGTCACGGTACGTTCTCGCGACGGCTCGCCATCGCCTTCGCCGCCGTCGCCGCCTTGACGGCGCTGCTGGCCGCGGTGCTGATCTCGGCCTCGTGGAACGTCGAGTTCGATCGGTACCTGCGTGACAACCTGCAGCGGGTTGCGGACGGTGTGGCGCAGGTCGCCGTCGAGGCGTACCCGCTGTATGGCGGATGGACGATTCAGACGCTGTCCACGATTCCGCGTTTTGGGCCCATGCGAGGCATCGCCGTGCAGATTCTCGACGACGCGGGCAACCTGATCTACGACGACACGACCTCCGTGGGACAGGAACAGACCGGGCAGGACCAGCAGCAGACGGTTCTTCAGCCCGAAGGACCCGTGGTGACCGCACCCATCGTCGTGGAGGGCCAGCAGGTCGGTTCCGTGCGGGTGTGGGCGTTCGGGCCCGGGGCGGTGCTGACCGAGCGCGACGCGCAGTTCCGCGACGCGTCCGTGCGAGCGCTGGGTATCGCCGCGCTGGTGGCCATCGCGCTTGCGTCCATCGCGGGGCTGGGATACGCGAGCCGACTCGTGCAGCCGATCGAGCGGATCACCGCGACCGCGCGCGCTCTGCGCCAGGGTGATCGCGCGGCGCGCACGAACATGACCGGCGAGGATGAGATCGCGGTGCTGGGCCGCACAATCGACGAGATGGCGGCCGCGATCGAGGCGGACCGCGAGCTGGAGCAGCGTCTGACCGCCGACGTCGCGCACGAGCTGCGCACGCCGCTCCAGGCGATCCAGGCCACCGTGGAAGCGATGCAGGATGGTGTCTTGCCGGCCGACGAGGAGCGGCTGGGCATCGTCCGCGACGAGACGGTGCGGCTCGGTCGTCTGGCCGACGCGATCCTCGAGCTGACCAGACTCGAGCGCGGTTCGCTGCCGTTCGATCTGCGCCGCATCGATCTTGCCGAACCGCTCAGCGTTGCGGTCGAAATGCACGAAGCGCTCTTCGAGGCCTCGGAGCTGGAACTGTCCGCTTCGGTGCCGCATGGGTTCGCGGTCGTCGGCGACGCCGATCGACTGCGGCAGGCGTTCAGCAACCTGCTCAGTAACGCGGCACGCTACACACCGGCTGGCGGCTCGGTCGCGGTTCGATTGAAGCGGAACGCTGGCTTCGCACTCGTCGAGGTCGAAGACACCGGAATCGGCATCAGCGAAGAAGACATGTCGCACCTGTTCAGCCGGTTCTGGCGTGCTGACGATGCACGCGCCCGTTCGACCGGGGGACTCGGCATCGGCCTGGCGGTCACCAAGGAGATCGCCGAGCGCCACAAGGGAGCAATCCTCGCCGAGCCACGATCGGGCGGCGGCACACGATTCACCATACGGATTCCCCTGGCCTAG
- a CDS encoding response regulator transcription factor, with product MVTEPRRILFVEDEKTIREAVSAYLEREGYWVTAAADGQIALEQFSKQRFDLVVLDLMLPRVSGEQVCRVIRDASDVPIIMLTAKGELEDRVRGLELGADDYLVKPFSPRELVARVRALMRRAKVTEEPQRDRLVFGSLEIDVAGHKAFLDENELDLTASEFKLLLTLSRYPGRVYSRMELVEKVLGYDFEGYERTIDSHVKNLRAKLDDDPKEPTFIYTVHGVGYRFEAPKSDDD from the coding sequence ATGGTCACCGAGCCCCGTCGAATACTCTTCGTCGAAGACGAGAAGACGATTCGCGAAGCCGTGTCAGCGTATCTCGAGCGTGAAGGCTACTGGGTCACCGCGGCGGCCGACGGCCAGATCGCGCTCGAGCAGTTCTCGAAGCAGCGTTTCGATCTGGTCGTCCTCGACCTCATGCTGCCGAGAGTGTCCGGCGAGCAGGTGTGCCGCGTGATCCGTGATGCCTCGGACGTTCCCATCATCATGCTCACGGCCAAGGGCGAACTCGAAGATCGCGTGCGCGGGCTGGAACTCGGGGCGGATGACTACCTCGTCAAGCCGTTCTCGCCGCGCGAGCTGGTGGCCCGCGTGCGTGCGCTGATGCGGCGCGCCAAGGTCACCGAGGAGCCGCAGCGCGACCGTCTGGTGTTCGGCTCGCTCGAGATCGACGTCGCCGGTCACAAGGCCTTCCTCGACGAGAACGAACTCGACCTGACCGCCAGCGAGTTCAAGCTGCTCTTGACGCTGTCGCGCTATCCGGGTCGGGTGTACTCGCGTATGGAGCTGGTGGAGAAGGTCCTCGGGTATGACTTCGAGGGTTACGAGCGCACCATCGATTCGCACGTCAAGAACCTGCGTGCGAAGCTCGACGATGACCCGAAGGAGCCCACGTTCATCTATACGGTCCACGGTGTCGGATATCGTTTCGAGGCACCCAAGTCCGACGATGACTGA
- the mscL gene encoding large conductance mechanosensitive channel protein MscL, translated as MFQEFRDFALKGNAIVLAVGVVMGVAFNAIVTSVVEGILNPLIGVLLGGINLNEQMVTIAGVTFAWGSVVGAVINFLAVAVALFVVVKFIARLNREPDPTTHACPYCTTEISNDATRCPACTSELVPV; from the coding sequence ATGTTTCAGGAGTTCCGAGATTTCGCGCTGAAGGGCAATGCCATCGTGCTCGCGGTAGGCGTGGTCATGGGCGTGGCTTTCAACGCCATCGTCACGTCGGTGGTGGAGGGGATTCTCAACCCGCTCATCGGTGTCTTGCTCGGAGGCATCAACCTCAACGAGCAGATGGTGACGATCGCGGGAGTCACGTTCGCTTGGGGCTCGGTCGTCGGTGCAGTCATCAACTTTCTGGCGGTGGCCGTAGCGCTCTTCGTCGTGGTCAAGTTCATAGCACGTCTGAACCGCGAACCCGACCCGACGACGCACGCGTGCCCGTACTGCACGACCGAGATCTCCAACGACGCCACACGGTGCCCGGCGTGTACGTCAGAGCTGGTGCCTGTCTGA
- a CDS encoding B-box zinc finger protein, which yields MARCSYHPDVETELSCTECGKPICPKEMVLTPVGYKCPEHAKAAPGQLRYVKPRQLAFAIIAGVVVGVGGAFVVAFFGSGWFPFIVGILWGSLTAEAVRRASGGHRGGTVGAVAAVSIGIGGLVTGMLWATIVAVFVALSQLAVFNR from the coding sequence ATGGCACGTTGTTCCTATCACCCGGATGTCGAGACCGAACTGTCATGCACCGAGTGCGGCAAGCCCATTTGCCCCAAGGAGATGGTGCTGACGCCGGTCGGCTACAAGTGCCCCGAGCATGCCAAAGCCGCTCCGGGACAGCTGCGCTACGTGAAGCCCAGACAGCTCGCGTTCGCCATCATCGCCGGCGTGGTCGTCGGGGTCGGCGGCGCGTTCGTGGTGGCGTTCTTCGGCTCGGGTTGGTTCCCCTTCATCGTCGGCATCCTGTGGGGATCGCTGACCGCCGAAGCGGTGCGGCGCGCTTCGGGGGGCCATCGCGGGGGCACGGTCGGGGCTGTGGCCGCGGTCTCCATCGGCATCGGTGGCCTTGTCACGGGAATGCTGTGGGCGACCATCGTGGCCGTGTTCGTGGCCCTTTCGCAGCTTGCGGTATTCAACCGCTAG
- a CDS encoding acyltransferase gives MLAYDALRAFSILSVVAIHCFMPLRSVLPDTSLQLIIDDLLHYAVPVFVFISGALVWGRPLRTTYMRFLFERLRWVGLPYLAWALAYLALLLLTTDALGSTLLRAPWLLLTGHVWYHLYFIPMLLGFYLMTPVAVRLIHRWPSATLVMVYAVRIELWPTASAWLRVNAPELAWSYATHLATHLPHMVLGAWFALMLPKIPQRVIGAWLAPLGLGTAILLARILGVVPRAHSPAAYALGMAATVLGMAFAAYSLEPRFDRFERVVVAGAALSFGVYFVHPMWLLALERGVSAASAESLWMRWWAVPVAWALVSAASYATAWLLARSGRTAWLVGVKAGTGG, from the coding sequence GTGCTCGCCTACGACGCCCTGAGGGCATTCTCGATCCTCAGCGTCGTGGCGATTCACTGCTTCATGCCGCTGCGATCGGTGCTTCCCGATACCTCGCTGCAGCTGATAATCGACGACCTGCTCCACTATGCGGTCCCGGTCTTTGTCTTCATCTCAGGAGCACTCGTCTGGGGTCGCCCCCTGCGCACGACCTACATGCGGTTCCTCTTCGAGCGTCTTCGGTGGGTCGGGCTGCCGTACCTGGCCTGGGCTCTCGCCTACCTTGCGCTCCTTCTGCTCACCACAGACGCCCTGGGCTCAACACTGCTTCGTGCCCCCTGGCTACTGCTGACCGGACACGTCTGGTACCACCTGTACTTCATCCCGATGCTCCTCGGCTTCTACCTCATGACCCCGGTCGCCGTGCGCCTCATCCATCGATGGCCGTCCGCGACGCTCGTGATGGTCTACGCCGTCAGAATCGAACTGTGGCCGACCGCCTCAGCGTGGCTGCGCGTGAACGCGCCTGAGCTGGCGTGGTCGTACGCGACCCATCTCGCGACCCACCTGCCCCACATGGTGCTCGGCGCCTGGTTCGCGCTCATGCTGCCAAAGATCCCGCAGCGCGTCATCGGGGCATGGTTGGCGCCGCTGGGGCTGGGCACCGCGATCCTGCTCGCTCGGATCCTGGGAGTCGTGCCCCGCGCGCACAGTCCGGCGGCGTACGCGTTGGGCATGGCCGCCACCGTGTTGGGCATGGCGTTCGCCGCCTACTCACTTGAGCCGCGCTTTGACCGCTTCGAGCGCGTCGTGGTCGCGGGGGCCGCACTGTCGTTCGGCGTCTACTTCGTTCATCCGATGTGGCTGCTGGCGCTCGAGCGCGGAGTGAGCGCCGCAAGCGCCGAGTCGCTCTGGATGCGCTGGTGGGCCGTGCCCGTGGCGTGGGCGCTTGTCTCGGCGGCGAGCTATGCAACCGCGTGGCTTCTCGCCCGCAGTGGCCGAACCGCATGGCTCGTGGGGGTCAAGGCGGGTACCGGCGGCTAG
- a CDS encoding carbonic anhydrase, with product MPHDHVTALRLLAEGNRRFSEGQGRAGWTAEQRAASLEGQQPWAAIVGCSDSRVPVEAVFDAGPGELFVVRTAGHVLAQASLASLRFAVENLGVRTVVVLGHEDCGAVKATLAGGAPEWLSPITRHIRVEGLDPAKAPADADDPMLAVAVDEHVRDTVDELVAFFAEADLGFDTPHVSGGAYKLASGEVQWL from the coding sequence ATGCCGCACGACCACGTGACCGCACTGAGGCTTCTTGCTGAGGGCAACCGTCGCTTCTCTGAGGGCCAGGGTCGGGCCGGATGGACCGCCGAGCAGCGTGCGGCGTCGCTTGAGGGACAGCAGCCGTGGGCAGCGATCGTCGGATGCTCCGATTCACGCGTGCCGGTCGAGGCGGTTTTCGACGCCGGCCCCGGCGAGCTCTTTGTGGTGCGAACCGCAGGACACGTGCTCGCCCAAGCAAGCTTGGCGTCGCTCAGGTTCGCTGTCGAGAATCTGGGCGTCCGCACCGTCGTCGTGCTGGGCCACGAAGACTGCGGGGCCGTGAAGGCGACGCTCGCGGGCGGCGCGCCGGAGTGGCTCAGCCCCATCACGCGGCACATCCGCGTGGAAGGCCTCGACCCGGCGAAGGCGCCCGCTGATGCCGACGACCCGATGCTGGCTGTCGCGGTCGATGAACACGTCCGCGACACCGTTGACGAGCTGGTCGCATTCTTCGCTGAAGCCGACCTCGGGTTCGACACGCCCCACGTCAGCGGCGGCGCCTACAAGCTCGCAAGCGGCGAGGTCCAGTGGCTGTAG
- a CDS encoding peptidylprolyl isomerase, whose protein sequence is MPRAQARHILVVTEEEANDLKQKIAGGADFADVARENSKCPSGARGGDLGEFMPGQMVKEFNDVCFNDAVGVVHGPVQTQFGYHLIEVTKRED, encoded by the coding sequence ATGCCCCGCGCACAAGCCCGCCACATCCTCGTCGTGACCGAGGAGGAGGCCAACGACCTCAAGCAGAAGATCGCCGGTGGAGCCGACTTCGCCGATGTCGCCCGCGAGAACTCGAAGTGCCCGTCCGGAGCCCGCGGTGGCGACCTGGGCGAGTTCATGCCCGGCCAGATGGTCAAGGAGTTCAACGACGTCTGCTTCAACGACGCCGTCGGAGTCGTTCATGGTCCCGTGCAGACGCAGTTCGGCTACCACCTCATCGAGGTCACCAAGCGCGAGGACTAG
- a CDS encoding ACT domain-containing protein, with product MRTDVVFTLTGPDRVGLVEEVTGSMLGLGANVGGSRMARLGGAFAILMQVSLPVEALVDLDAAFAPLTAAGYAITTSADTAQASGEVPGHVGTSYRIEVSGADHEGIVHDIAAGLAAAGINIESMETRIVAAPISGAPLFEMTALVSVPTDVDGTGWIATLTEAAARANVDVEVSPGA from the coding sequence ATGAGAACGGACGTCGTCTTCACGCTCACCGGGCCCGACCGCGTCGGTCTTGTCGAAGAGGTCACCGGCTCCATGCTCGGCTTGGGCGCAAACGTCGGCGGCAGCCGTATGGCGCGTCTGGGCGGCGCCTTCGCAATCCTCATGCAGGTGTCGTTGCCGGTCGAAGCGCTCGTCGACCTCGATGCGGCGTTCGCTCCGCTCACTGCTGCCGGCTATGCGATCACGACGAGCGCCGACACGGCGCAAGCCTCAGGGGAGGTGCCTGGCCACGTCGGCACCTCCTACCGCATCGAGGTCTCGGGAGCGGACCACGAGGGGATCGTTCACGACATCGCCGCGGGCCTCGCGGCTGCAGGCATCAACATCGAGTCGATGGAGACCCGTATCGTGGCAGCGCCTATCAGCGGCGCACCACTGTTCGAGATGACCGCACTCGTGTCCGTGCCGACCGACGTCGATGGAACGGGCTGGATCGCCACGCTCACCGAGGCGGCGGCGCGCGCGAACGTCGACGTCGAGGTCTCGCCGGGCGCGTAG
- a CDS encoding acetate--CoA ligase produces MQLISPVVNRWIEDGLGAPEAFWGRVAADLPWLRPWDTVFEHDYPTFRWFSGGQTNLAYSALDHHIERGRGDHEALVYFNERGDVKRFTYAELLALVESIAAALRGMGIEKGDRITVYMPTCPCAIALMLATVRIGAIHSVVFAGFGEHALADRVEASGSKLVFTADITYRRGKDVPLKPIVDEAMDSAGPTVEHVIVMRRGEADVAMTPGRDLSWDEFLGRGTGHTGEYVPMEANEPAFILATSGTTAKPKLAVHTHGGYQVHITAMARWVYGLREDDVWWSGSDIGWIVGHSYIVYAPLIVGCTTVAFEGALDCPTPDANWRKAIEEFGVTGLFTSPTAVRLLMRYGDNPLADVDYSNLERVMCAGEVLNAPAWDWLQNRVLRNRVPVIDHMWQTETGGPVFGNPYGIDLLPIKPGSAGIALPGIEAEVVDHDGNPVQPGEKGIMVLKRPFPGLIASLWGEPERYGQDYWERFRGVYYTGDAAMIDEDGYAWFAGRADEIIKIADHRIGTVEVESAFLMHPSVAESGVIGRPDDLRGEVISAFVVLKHGLEPSDELKQELLATVRHELGPIAVIGEVNFVSMLPKTRSGKIMRRVLKAVTLDVEPGDITTIEDEGSVEDARHAWHQMKAELG; encoded by the coding sequence ATGCAGTTGATCAGCCCTGTCGTGAACCGTTGGATCGAGGATGGCCTGGGCGCACCCGAGGCCTTCTGGGGTCGCGTCGCCGCCGATCTACCCTGGCTGCGCCCGTGGGACACCGTGTTCGAGCACGACTACCCGACCTTCCGCTGGTTCAGCGGTGGCCAGACGAACCTCGCGTACAGCGCACTCGATCACCACATCGAGCGTGGACGCGGCGACCACGAGGCCCTCGTCTACTTCAACGAACGTGGCGACGTGAAGCGGTTCACCTACGCCGAACTACTCGCCTTGGTCGAATCCATCGCCGCCGCGCTTCGGGGTATGGGTATCGAGAAGGGTGACCGCATCACCGTCTACATGCCGACGTGCCCGTGCGCGATAGCGCTGATGCTCGCCACCGTGCGCATCGGTGCGATCCACTCGGTGGTCTTCGCCGGCTTTGGCGAGCATGCGCTCGCGGACCGCGTGGAGGCGAGTGGCTCCAAGCTCGTATTCACCGCCGACATCACGTATCGGCGTGGCAAGGACGTACCGCTCAAGCCTATCGTCGACGAAGCGATGGACTCCGCAGGTCCAACCGTCGAGCACGTCATCGTCATGCGCCGAGGGGAAGCGGACGTGGCGATGACGCCAGGGCGCGACCTGTCCTGGGACGAGTTCCTCGGGCGAGGGACGGGGCACACCGGTGAGTACGTTCCGATGGAGGCGAACGAGCCGGCGTTCATCCTCGCCACCTCCGGTACCACCGCCAAACCGAAGCTCGCGGTCCACACCCACGGGGGCTACCAAGTCCACATCACGGCCATGGCTCGCTGGGTCTATGGCCTGCGTGAAGACGACGTGTGGTGGTCGGGCTCTGACATCGGGTGGATCGTCGGGCACAGCTACATCGTGTACGCGCCGCTCATCGTCGGCTGCACGACCGTCGCGTTCGAAGGAGCGCTCGACTGCCCGACGCCCGACGCCAACTGGCGCAAAGCGATCGAGGAGTTCGGCGTCACGGGGCTGTTCACGTCGCCCACGGCCGTCCGCCTGCTGATGCGCTACGGGGACAACCCCCTTGCCGACGTGGACTACTCGAACCTCGAGCGCGTGATGTGCGCGGGCGAAGTCCTGAACGCGCCGGCGTGGGACTGGCTGCAGAACCGCGTACTGAGAAACCGTGTGCCGGTCATCGATCACATGTGGCAGACCGAGACGGGCGGCCCGGTGTTCGGCAACCCGTACGGAATCGACTTGTTACCCATCAAGCCCGGGTCTGCAGGCATAGCGCTGCCTGGTATCGAGGCCGAAGTCGTCGACCACGACGGCAACCCGGTGCAACCCGGTGAAAAGGGCATCATGGTGCTCAAACGGCCGTTCCCGGGGCTCATCGCCTCATTGTGGGGCGAGCCGGAGCGCTACGGCCAGGACTACTGGGAGAGGTTTCGCGGCGTCTACTACACCGGCGATGCGGCGATGATCGACGAGGACGGCTACGCCTGGTTCGCGGGCCGAGCCGACGAGATCATCAAGATCGCCGACCATCGCATCGGCACCGTCGAAGTGGAGAGCGCGTTTCTCATGCACCCGTCCGTCGCGGAATCAGGCGTCATCGGACGCCCCGACGACCTGCGCGGCGAAGTCATCTCGGCGTTCGTGGTGCTGAAGCACGGTCTCGAGCCGTCCGACGAACTGAAGCAAGAGCTCCTTGCGACGGTCCGTCACGAACTGGGTCCGATAGCCGTGATCGGCGAGGTCAACTTCGTGAGCATGCTGCCCAAGACCAGGAGCGGCAAGATCATGCGCCGCGTGCTCAAGGCGGTCACCCTCGATGTCGAACCCGGCGACATCACGACCATCGAGGACGAGGGCTCGGTCGAAGACGCACGTCACGCATGGCACCAGATGAAGGCGGAACTGGGCTAG
- the glpK gene encoding glycerol kinase GlpK: MRFVLALDQGTTSSRAIVFDELGEKRSQVQIPLPLIFPAAGWVEQDPGLMWENQLSCARRAIAEAGLTAADMAALGITNQRETTIVWDRVTGKPLHNAIVWQDRRTTDVCDGLLAAGHGPAVRAKTGLPIDPYFSATKIAWILDNVAGARERAEAGELAFGTVDTWFLWQLTAGAVHATDVTNASRTLLYNLDASKWDAELLALFNVPAPVLPNVVASSEIVGHTAPGLFDAEIPIASLIGDQQAALVGNGCFEAGDAKATFGTGIFALMHTGRSRASSETLATTVAASSPDALEFALEGSIFMGGAVVQWVVEGLKLADSPQAAQALAESVPDSHGVVFVPALTGLGAPNWDPLARGAIFGLTRGATDAHVARAAMEAIPLQLADLMEAMISESGHPLHSLRADGGVTVNTLVMQTLADVLGIEVASAQMAESTALGAAYLAGRAVGVWSGPEDLPMLRGVARIYEPARDPDALARLADLKIMWAEAVRRSLKWEQPSRPR, from the coding sequence ATGCGGTTTGTGCTCGCGCTTGACCAAGGAACCACCAGTTCGCGTGCGATCGTCTTCGACGAGCTTGGCGAGAAACGATCGCAGGTCCAGATTCCCCTACCGCTCATCTTCCCCGCGGCCGGATGGGTCGAGCAAGACCCCGGCCTGATGTGGGAGAACCAACTCAGCTGTGCCCGCCGGGCAATCGCCGAGGCCGGTCTCACCGCCGCTGACATGGCGGCGCTCGGCATCACGAACCAGCGCGAGACCACCATCGTGTGGGACCGCGTGACCGGTAAGCCGCTACACAACGCCATCGTGTGGCAGGACCGCCGCACCACCGACGTGTGCGATGGCCTGCTCGCGGCAGGGCACGGTCCGGCCGTTAGGGCCAAGACCGGACTGCCGATCGACCCGTACTTCTCGGCCACGAAGATCGCGTGGATCCTCGACAACGTCGCCGGAGCGCGCGAACGCGCCGAGGCCGGCGAGCTCGCCTTCGGGACCGTCGATACGTGGTTCCTGTGGCAGCTCACCGCCGGTGCGGTGCACGCCACTGATGTCACGAACGCCTCCCGAACGCTGCTGTACAACCTCGACGCGAGCAAGTGGGACGCCGAGCTGCTCGCACTGTTCAACGTGCCGGCCCCCGTGCTCCCGAACGTGGTTGCATCAAGCGAGATTGTCGGCCACACGGCTCCCGGTCTGTTCGACGCGGAGATTCCGATCGCTTCGCTCATCGGCGATCAGCAAGCCGCGCTCGTCGGCAACGGCTGCTTCGAAGCGGGAGACGCCAAGGCGACGTTCGGCACCGGGATCTTCGCTCTCATGCACACGGGCCGCTCGCGCGCGAGTTCTGAGACGCTCGCCACGACCGTAGCCGCGTCGTCGCCAGACGCCCTTGAGTTCGCGCTGGAGGGCTCGATCTTCATGGGCGGGGCGGTGGTGCAGTGGGTCGTCGAAGGGCTCAAGTTGGCGGACTCGCCGCAAGCGGCCCAAGCGCTCGCCGAGAGCGTGCCCGATAGCCACGGCGTCGTGTTCGTGCCGGCCCTCACGGGGCTCGGCGCACCCAATTGGGATCCGCTCGCACGGGGAGCGATCTTCGGACTGACTCGTGGCGCCACCGACGCACATGTTGCTCGGGCCGCCATGGAAGCGATTCCACTTCAACTTGCCGACCTGATGGAAGCGATGATCAGCGAGTCCGGCCATCCGCTGCACTCGCTGCGAGCCGACGGCGGCGTCACCGTGAACACACTCGTCATGCAGACTCTGGCCGACGTACTGGGAATCGAGGTCGCGTCCGCCCAGATGGCGGAGTCGACCGCCCTGGGGGCGGCGTACCTGGCTGGGCGTGCGGTGGGCGTGTGGAGTGGCCCGGAGGATCTGCCTATGCTGCGCGGTGTCGCGCGCATCTACGAGCCTGCGCGCGACCCTGACGCACTCGCACGGCTCGCCGACCTCAAGATCATGTGGGCGGAGGCTGTGAGGCGATCTCTGAAGTGGGAGCAGCCGTCGCGACCCCGATGA
- a CDS encoding YqhA family protein, translating into MSEPKKIVDPNPVSDKMLARIGGLTRFIVIIPVIGLFAGAVALVITGAIKTVNVILSVVGVVGEVPTMKEELVAFIEIADLFLLAVVLYIIALGLFELFIESDLRLPEWLQFNDLDDLKNRLIGVIVVVLAVSFLGTAIELKDPQDLAWVGIGTASIIASLAFFLKSGHSK; encoded by the coding sequence ATGTCCGAACCGAAGAAGATCGTCGACCCAAATCCCGTGTCCGACAAGATGCTCGCCCGGATCGGTGGACTGACGCGCTTCATCGTCATCATCCCGGTCATCGGGCTGTTCGCCGGGGCCGTCGCACTGGTCATAACCGGAGCGATCAAGACCGTGAACGTCATTCTGTCCGTGGTGGGGGTCGTCGGAGAAGTTCCCACCATGAAAGAGGAGCTCGTCGCGTTCATCGAGATCGCTGACCTGTTCCTGCTCGCCGTGGTGCTCTACATCATCGCCTTGGGGCTGTTCGAGCTCTTCATCGAATCCGATCTGCGTCTCCCCGAATGGCTGCAGTTCAACGACCTCGACGACCTGAAGAACCGTCTCATCGGCGTCATCGTGGTGGTGTTGGCCGTTTCATTCCTCGGCACCGCCATCGAGCTGAAGGACCCTCAGGATCTTGCGTGGGTCGGCATCGGCACCGCAAGCATCATCGCCTCGCTCGCCTTCTTCCTGAAGAGCGGGCACAGCAAGTAG